A single window of Drosophila suzukii chromosome 3, CBGP_Dsuzu_IsoJpt1.0, whole genome shotgun sequence DNA harbors:
- the LOC108014014 gene encoding protein new-glue 1-like: protein MKYYCALLLLAILGCCLVSLSSAATGTSTTTTEASTSTTTTTAASTTTTTTASTTTTTTTAASTKKKKHVVHYKRKTRRPKKVRKIHRRKKRSG, encoded by the coding sequence ATGAAGTACTACTGTGCGCTGCTCCTTTTGGCCATCCTGGGATGCTGCCTGGTGAGCCTGTCGAGTGCTGCCACAGGCACATCCACAACTACTACGGAAgcctccacctccaccaccaccaccacagccGCGTCCACGACCACCACAACCACCGCAAGcaccacaaccaccaccaccacagctGCTTccaccaaaaaaaagaagcaCGTGGTTCACTACAAGCGCAAGACCCGCCGCCCCAAGAAGGTCAGGAAGATCCACCGCAGGAAGAAGCGCAGCGGTTAA
- the Pi3K68D gene encoding uncharacterized protein Pi3K68D isoform X2, with the protein MSNQAQIDYDKQFQDDLAKATALSLEQQALDDYRRNKKYGSGPGYQQSSYLTGRDYQAAQRVARRHSEVHQVAASPGNVERSRTPPAQGSDNDLICFASPTSKQPESSSPFGKLIEDLQRMQPTNPQSAMVPMGSIAAASVPTHYGYPPQQQHPTPVQPPPYGMVAGGGGAGGAYGDLQLVPYQPAAQQQRPLNNEELQRLYSMPAQMAVAPVPQPNAYLYYPGAVVTPYTAPIVPGSAAFMPPQYPSQGYGFGGAYTHMDLRRPQSQPAAPAPATSHHSQPSNHSASSPAEGNGAAFQARRQVPSTGSISSSSHTGNNGHPPAPRRGNDLIDLNHEDYSRVSVLEAFDPLLNDNTVSKK; encoded by the exons ATGTCAAATCAGGCGCAGATCGACTACGACAAGCAGTTCCAGGATGACCTGGCCAAAGCCACCGCCCTGAGTCTGGAGCAGCAGGCCCTCGATGATTACCGGCGAAACAAGAAGTACGGATCCGGCCCTGGCTACCAGCAAAGCTCCTACCTTACTGGTCGGGATTACCAGGCGGCGCAGCGAGTAGCTCGTCGCCACTCGGAGGTCCATCAGGTGGCCGCCAGTCCTGGAAATGTGGAACGATCGCGCACGCCGCCTGCTCAGGGATCGGATAACGACCTGATCTGCTTCGCAAGTCCCACCAGCAAGCAGCCGGAAAGTAGTAGTCCCTTTGGCAAACTCATCGAAGATCTGCAGCGAATGCAGCCAACCAATCCGCAGTCTGCTATGGTGCCCATGGGATCAATAGCGGCGGCATCGGTGCCGACTCATTACGGCTATCCTCCTCAACAGCAACATCCGACTCCGGTTCAACCCCCACCATATGGCATGGttgcaggaggaggaggagcaggaggtgCCTACGGTGACCTGCAGTTGGTGCCATACCAACCAGCTGCTCAACAACAGAGGCCCCTGAACAACGAGGAGCTACAGCGGCTGTATAGCATGCCTGCTCAAATGGCCGTGGCTCCAGTGCCTCAACCAAACGCCTATTTGTATTATCCGGGAGCAGTGGTAACGCCCTACACGGCACCCATAGTCCCCGGGTCGGCTGCTTTTATGCCGCCGCAGTATCCATCGCAGGGATATGGTTTTGGAGGTGCTTACACGCACATGGATTTGCGTCGTCCTCAGTCGCAACCCGCTGCTCCAGCACCGGCAACGAGCCATCACAGCCAACCGTCCAATCATTCCGCTTCCTCCCCCGCGGAGGGAAATGGGGCAGCCTTCCAGGCGCGACGTCAAGTGCCCTCGACTGGCAGCATAAGCTCCAGTAGCCACACCGGAAACAATGGTCATCCACCTGCCCCACGCCGGGGAAACGATTTGATTGACCTGAACCACGAGGATTA CTCCCGTGTGAGTGTGCTGGAGGCTTTCGATCCCCTGCTCAACGACAATACCG TGTCGAAAAAGTAA
- the twy gene encoding fas-binding factor 1 homolog encodes MNFNDDPLADLLSDNSLDNDNFFDAPGGGGLKKPAKLAKPKGKLEDLFGIQEETEADVQGQGSGARTKPNATSTPRIVKQKPSISLDDDLAEDDDLGFDPKRPKSGGAKKSLFDDLLTSNVEPKKNIFDEILSGDAGKRPATAKPSMSRQSTDTTTDNSQARPKTSTGRRSSAQSATINADPLGLFGRDTNATVSGMSTPVSRKRGTTADWLGLEQEQEQDQRPMTPKPQSPKKQSSSEGPSKSTTEILRLPDSDENEMEPEPEMTVVPAPSGVTASTQNILMLSNLNLESNQKFNALQQQEAQLVIAAQMKNQERTLLEMQRRQENQDRKFQALIQQQLQRQQQMEEHIKVQQERINMHIQLMMSQPVHVQEVVSAPAPLDKPELEAKEAKKAASQEQEHLLLLEMDAKRNLLEKQRLDELVANMKVNYEQEIEMIDTSYKKQIKVLEEHLSAVEDRLKLENAELRQYYTDKLEKQKEDYVEQISNLRNDHEDEVRKLRQSHELDLEGIRQAKMLELSAVQDHGNYLETLRLASSNLQELRDGMSGNQEKERQLEARERRLADQERRLKMDEETADEEKRRLMELVSTLELQLGRLSKDSAEENWQLRQRMSSLEAERKAFEREKEFHREQMKRDEKRVEDLKSLQLAETERLHHDLQQERNQLAVERQQMELRQQLHEHGDLDKDRRELEAQLQVAREAIRRADEERDRCHKLQREVEQRKRLLLDKENALNLKEDELAQATGAYRMATSRTHVSEHKAREADQLLQAKLKIIGKRAHDLGEKEAQLAQERMLLAQDRIALVNLKKQILRSRCALCKMGAESAEIAVRRGNNNLQTTTDHQLPQMTTSSADLLLKMSAQKPGQAQSDIVERMLDENIEASYRRMYNAPPSSSLDDADYGLTGGLDDDSKVAMDHGRNLDLDEAFLANFK; translated from the exons ATGAATTTCAACGACGATCCACTGGCGGATCTGCTGAGCGATAATAGCCTGGATAATGACAACTTTTTCGACGCTCCAGGGGGAGGAGGTCTTAAAAAACCAGCGAAACTGGCCAAGCCCAAGGGCAAACTGGAGGATTTGTTTGGCATTCAGGAGGAGACGGAGGCGGATGTGCAGGGCCAGGGATCGGGAGCCAGGACCAAGCCCAATGCCACCAGCACACCAAGAATTGTGAAGCAGAAGCCGTCGATATCGCTGGACGATGATCTGGCCGAGGACGATGACTTGGGTTTCGATCCCAAGCGACCCAAGAGTGGTGGTGCCAAGAAAAGCCTGTTTGATGATCTGCTAACCAGCAATGTCGAACCCAAGAAAAACATCTTTGATGAGATTCTGTCTGGGGATGCCGGCAAGCGTCCTGCCACCGCTAAGCCATCGATGTCCCGCCAGTCCACGGACACCACCACGGATAATTCGCAGGCGCGACCCAAGACTTCCACGGGCAGAAGGAGCTCCGCGCAATCGGCTACCATTAATGCCGATCCCCTGGGACTTTTTGGCAGGGATACAAATGCCACTGTTTCGGGCATGTCCACGCCGGTTTCCAGGAAGCGGGGAACCACCGCCGATTGGTTGGGTCTGGAACAGGAGCAAGAGCAGGATCAGCGACCCATGACGCCCAAACCACAAAGCCCTAAGAAGCAGTCCTCCAGTGAAGGTCCATCGAAGAGTACAACCGAAATTCTGCGCCTTCCCGACTCCGATGAGAACGAAATGGAGCCGGAACCGGAAATGACTGTTGTACCCGCTCCATCTGGCGTCACTGCCTCTACCCAGAATATCCTCATGCTGAGCAATCTCAATCTGGAAAGCAATCAAAAATTCAATGCCCTGCAGCAACAGGAGGCGCAGTTGGTGATTGCAGCGCAAATGAAGAACCAGGAGAGGACCCTACTCGAAATGCAGAGGCGCCAAGAGAACCAGGACCGCAAGTTCCAGGCCCTAATCCAACAGCAACTGCAGCGCCAGCAGCAAATGGAGGAGCACATTAAGGTGCAGCAGGAGCGGATCAACATGCATATTCAGCTGATGATGTCACAACCTGTGCATGTCCAGGAAGTGGTCTCCGCACCCGCGCCCCTTGATAAGCCGGAACTGGAAGCAAAGGAGGCCAAAAAGGCGGCCAGTCAAGAGCAGGAGCACTTGCTCCTACTCGAAATGGATGCCAAGCGGAATCTGCTGGAGAAGCAGCGACTGGATGAGCTGGTGGCCAACATGAAGGTCAACTATGAGCAGGAGATCGAAATGATCGATACCTCCTATAA GAAGCAAATAAAAGTGCTGGAGGAGCACTTGTCCGCCGTCGAAGATCGTCTTAAATTAGAGAACGCGGAGTTACGCCAGTACTACACCGACAAACTGGAGAAGCAGAAGGAGGACTACGTGGAGCAGATCTCCAACCTGAGGAACGATCATGAGGATGAAGTGCGCAAGCTGCGTCAGTCCCACGAACTTGATCTCGAGGGAATTCGTCAGGCCAAGATGCTGGAGCTCTCAGCGGTGCAGGATCACGGCAATTATCTGGAGACGCTTCGCCTGGCCTCCAGCAACCTTCAAGAGCTTCGTGATGGGATGAGTGGCAACCAGGAAAAGGAACGCCAGCTAGAGGCGCGGGAACGTCGATTGGCCGACCAGGAGAGGCGTTTAAAGATGGACGAGGAGACGGCCGACGAGGAGAAGCGCCGCCTGATGGAACTGGTGAGCACGTTGGAGTTGCAGCTGGGCCGCCTGTCCAAGGACTCCGCCGAGGAGAACTGGCAGCTGCGTCAGCGCATGTCCAGTTTGGAGGCGGAACGCAAGGCTTTCGAGCGCGAAAAGGAATTCCACCGCGAGCAAATGAAGCGGGATGAGAAGCGAGTGGAGGACCTGAAATCCCTCCAGTTGGCGGAGACAGAGCGACTGCACCACGATCTCCAGCAGGAGCGCAACCAACTGGCAGTGGAACGCCAGCAAATGGAACTGAGGCAGCAGCTCCACGAGCACGGCGACCTAGACAAGGATCGCCGGGAGCTGGAGGCCCAGCTGCAGGTGGCCCGCGAGGCCATCCGGCGTGCAGATGAGGAGCGGGATCGCTGCCACAAGCTACAGCGCGAGGTGGAGCAGCGCAAACGCCTGCTTCTGGACAAGGAGAACGCCCTGAATCTAAAGGAGGACGAACTGGCCCAGGCCACCGGCGCCTATCGTATGGCCACCAGTCGCACTCACGTTTCCGAGCACAAGGCTCGCGAAGCTGACCAGCTGCTCCAGGCCAAGCTCAAGATAATCGGCAAGCGGGCCCACGATCTCGGCGAGAAGGAGGCCCAGCTGGCCCAGGAACGAATGCTTTTGGCGCAGGATCGCATCGCCCTGGTTAATCTGAAGAAGCAGATTCTACGTAGCAGATGTGCCCTTTGCAAAATGGGAGCTGAGTCTGCAGAGATCGCAGTGCGAAGGGGTAATAATAATCTCCAGACAACCACGGACCATCAGTTGCCGCAAATGACCACCAGCAGTGCGGATCTCCTGCTCAAAATGTCCGCTCAAAAACCGGGACAGGCTCAGAGTGACATTGTGGAGCGAATGCTGGACGAGAACATCGAGGCCTCCTACCGCAGGATGTACAATGCACCACCCAGTAGTTCCCTCGACGATGCCGATTACGGACTTACTGGTGGGCTGGACGATGACTCCAAAGTGGCCATGGATCACGGCAGGAACCTGGACCTGGATGAGGCATTCTTGGCCAACTTTAAATAG